One Sus scrofa isolate TJ Tabasco breed Duroc chromosome 1, Sscrofa11.1, whole genome shotgun sequence DNA segment encodes these proteins:
- the LOC110259699 gene encoding olfactory receptor 1J4-like, which produces TPMYFFLSHLAFTDVSFTSVTVPKMLMNMQTQDQSILYAGCVTQTYFFIFFACIDNLLLAVMAYDRYVAICHPLHYASLMSEKLCICLLAVSWLLSCAYALTHTLLLAQLSFCADHFIPHFFCDLAALLKLSCSDTSLNELVIFTVGGMIFILPLSSILGSYICIGTAVLSVSSTKRFFKVFSTCGSHLFVVSLYYGTLASVYFFSSSWDSTDKDITASFVYAVVTPMLNPFIYSLRNRDIKQALEILVSRANFLK; this is translated from the coding sequence acccccatgtacttcttcctcagccacttggcctTCACAGATGTCTCCTTTACatctgtcactgtccctaagatgTTGATGAACATGCAGACTCAGGATCAATCCATTCTCTATGCAGGGTGTGTAACACAGacctattttttcatattttttgcttgCATTGATAACCTTCTTCttgcagtgatggcctatgacaggtatgtggctATTTGTCACCCACTGCATTATGCCAGCCTCATGAGTGAGAAGCTATGCATATGTCTGTTGGCTgtatcctggctcctctcctgtgCCTATGCCCTgacccacaccctcctcctggcTCAATTGTCCTTCTGTGCTGACCACTtcatcccccacttcttctgCGACCTTGCTGCACTCCTGAAGTTGAGCTGTTCAGACACCTCCCTCAATGAGCTGGTCATCTTTACTGTGGGAGGAATGATTTTCATCCTGCCTTTGAGTAGTATCCTGGGCTCATATATTTGTATAGGGACAGCAGTTCTGAGTGTCTCTTCCACCAAGagattctttaaagttttttccacctgtggctcccatctCTTTGTGGTGTCTTTATACTATGGGACACTTGCTagtgtttactttttttcatcATCATGGGACTCCACTGACAAAGACATAACTGCTTCTTTTGTGTATGCAGTAGTTactcccatgctgaaccccttcatctacagcctcaGGAACAGAGACATAAAACAGGCCTTAGAGATACTTGTCAGTAGGGCTAACTTCTTGAAGTGA